One Persicobacter psychrovividus DNA window includes the following coding sequences:
- the rplA gene encoding 50S ribosomal protein L1 — protein MARLTKKRKEALAKFDREQEYSLSQATSLVKEITFTKFAASVDIDVRLGVDPRKADQMVRGVVALPHGTGKEVRVLALVSPEKEEEAKAAGADFVGMDEFIKKIEGGWTDMDVIITMPTVMAKIGRLGRVLGPRGLMPNPKAGTVTMDVAKAIKEVKAGKIDFKVDKTGIIHTSIGKSSFTPEQIEENALELLNTLSKMKPSSAKGTYFKSISISSTMSPGIKVDKNSVAGL, from the coding sequence ATGGCGAGATTAACTAAGAAAAGAAAAGAAGCCTTGGCTAAATTTGATAGAGAGCAGGAATACTCTTTGTCTCAAGCTACTTCACTTGTTAAGGAAATCACATTCACAAAATTTGCTGCTTCTGTAGATATCGACGTTCGTTTGGGCGTAGATCCTCGTAAAGCTGATCAAATGGTTCGTGGTGTTGTTGCTCTTCCTCACGGTACTGGTAAAGAAGTACGTGTACTTGCTTTGGTATCACCAGAGAAAGAAGAAGAAGCAAAAGCTGCAGGTGCTGATTTCGTAGGTATGGATGAGTTCATCAAGAAAATCGAAGGTGGTTGGACTGATATGGACGTCATCATCACAATGCCTACTGTTATGGCTAAAATCGGTCGTTTAGGTCGTGTGTTAGGTCCTCGTGGCTTGATGCCAAACCCTAAAGCTGGTACGGTAACAATGGATGTTGCTAAAGCGATTAAGGAAGTGAAAGCTGGTAAAATTGACTTTAAAGTTGATAAAACTGGTATCATTCATACTTCTATCGGTAAAAGCTCATTTACTCCAGAGCAAATCGAAGAAAATGCACTTGAGTTGTTGAATACGCTTTCTAAAATGAAGCCTTCTTCAGCAAAAGGGACTTACTTCAAGTCGATCAGCATCTCTTCTACGATGAGCCCAGGTATTAAAGTTGATAAAAATAGCGTAGCTGGATTGTAA
- the rplK gene encoding 50S ribosomal protein L11 translates to MAKEIAGYLKLQIKGGAANPSPPVGPALGSKGINIMEFCKQFNARTQDKAGQVLPVLVTYYSDKSFEFVVKTPPAAVLLMNAAKLKKGSSEPNRLKVGSVTWDQVKEIAETKMPDLNAFTVEAGMRMVAGTARSMGLKVEGTAPWEA, encoded by the coding sequence ATGGCTAAAGAAATTGCCGGTTATTTAAAACTGCAAATTAAGGGAGGTGCTGCGAATCCTTCGCCACCGGTTGGACCTGCGCTTGGTAGTAAGGGTATCAACATCATGGAGTTCTGTAAGCAATTTAATGCGAGAACTCAAGACAAAGCAGGTCAAGTATTGCCTGTATTGGTGACTTACTATTCAGACAAGTCATTTGAATTCGTTGTTAAAACTCCGCCAGCTGCTGTTCTTTTGATGAACGCTGCTAAGTTGAAGAAAGGTTCTTCTGAGCCTAACCGTCTGAAAGTTGGTTCTGTTACTTGGGATCAAGTTAAAGAGATCGCCGAAACTAAAATGCCTGATTTGAATGCATTTACAGTTGAAGCAGGTATGCGCATGGTTGCAGGTACTGCTCGTAGTATGGGTCTTAAAGTAGAAGGAACTGCTCCTTGGGAAGCGTAA
- the nusG gene encoding transcription termination/antitermination protein NusG, with the protein MSSELKWYVVRVVSGQEKKAKAYLETEIQRHKLEDFVAEVLIPSEKVYEMRNGKKRVRERNHFPGYVIVSADLSHGEALHIVTSTPGVIGFLGDSAGANSVPVPLREAEINRILGIGQESEEVEEENPREDVVFLVNEPVTVMDGPFSGFTGVVEEVYDERKKLKVMVKIFGRNTPVELNYIQVEKQD; encoded by the coding sequence ATGAGTAGCGAGTTGAAATGGTATGTTGTCCGCGTAGTAAGTGGACAAGAGAAAAAAGCAAAGGCGTATCTGGAAACAGAGATTCAACGCCATAAATTAGAGGATTTCGTAGCCGAGGTTCTTATTCCGAGTGAGAAAGTTTACGAGATGCGTAACGGTAAGAAACGCGTTCGTGAGCGTAACCACTTCCCTGGTTATGTGATCGTGTCAGCTGACCTTTCTCATGGGGAAGCGCTGCACATCGTAACAAGTACACCTGGTGTAATCGGTTTCTTAGGAGATTCTGCTGGAGCTAATTCGGTTCCCGTTCCACTTCGTGAAGCGGAAATCAATCGAATTTTAGGTATCGGTCAGGAATCTGAAGAAGTTGAGGAGGAAAATCCTCGTGAAGATGTAGTCTTCTTGGTGAATGAGCCAGTGACGGTGATGGATGGTCCATTTAGTGGATTTACCGGGGTCGTTGAAGAAGTCTATGACGAAAGAAAGAAACTCAAGGTGATGGTGAAGATCTTTGGTCGTAACACACCTGTTGAGTTGAATTATATTCAAGTTGAAAAACAAGATTAG
- the secE gene encoding preprotein translocase subunit SecE yields MLKLKTFISESYVEMREKVTWPPYGELQNSTILVIVGCLVFTALIGAMDLSFDSLMKFFYGNF; encoded by the coding sequence ATGTTGAAATTGAAAACATTTATCAGTGAGTCTTACGTTGAGATGCGTGAAAAAGTGACTTGGCCTCCTTATGGTGAGCTTCAAAACTCTACAATCCTTGTGATTGTGGGTTGTTTGGTGTTTACCGCCTTAATTGGTGCGATGGACCTGTCCTTTGACAGCCTGATGAAATTTTTCTACGGAAATTTCTAA